In the Wyeomyia smithii strain HCP4-BCI-WySm-NY-G18 chromosome 2, ASM2978416v1, whole genome shotgun sequence genome, one interval contains:
- the LOC129722369 gene encoding flexible cuticle protein 12-like, whose translation MKTLIVFAVVVALALAAPLDDSKTAQILRYENDNIGVDGYKWAFETSDGKAHQEQGELKKFSDEVAALVVRGSYSYTGDDGQVYTVNYIADENGFQPEGAHLPKA comes from the exons ATGAAGACCCTAATTGTGTTTGCCGTCGTAGTCGCTCTGGCCCTGGCCGCTCCGTTGGATGACTCCAAAACCGCTCAAATCCTGCGATACGAGAACGATAACATTGGAGTTGATGGATACAAATGGGC CTTTGAGACCAGTGACGGTAAGGCCCACCAGGAGCAGGGAGAGCTGAAGAAATTTTCTGATGAAGTCGCAGCCCTGGTCGTTCGTGGATCGTACTCGTACACCGGCGATGATGGACAGGTTTACACCGTGAACTACATCGCCGACGAAAACGGATTCCAACCGGAAGGCGCTCATCTGCCGAAGGCTTAA